A section of the Citrus sinensis cultivar Valencia sweet orange chromosome 8, DVS_A1.0, whole genome shotgun sequence genome encodes:
- the LOC102614102 gene encoding chitinase 2-like, translating to MAMNQIVSKLFISLVILQAVLFPCNVSSAKAAPESSNLFREYIGAEFNNVKFTDVPINSNVEFHYILSFAIDYDTSSSPSPTNGKFNVFWDTGNLSPSQVSAIKNRHSNVKVALSLGGDSVSSGKVYFNPSSVDTWVSNAVASLTSIIKEYNLDGIDIDYEHFQADPNTFAECIGRLIKTLKKNGAISFASIAPYDDDQVQSHYLALWKSYGGLIDYVNFQFYAYAQGTSVSQFMDYFKTQSSNYKGGKVLVSFISDGSGGLAPGDGFFTACSRLKSQKQLHGIFVWSADDSKKNGFRYEKQSQALLAAAH from the coding sequence ATGGCAATGAATCAAATCGTCTCCAAGCTTTTCATTTCCCTTGTCATTCTTCAAGCTGTTCTTTTCCCCTGTAATGTGTCATCAGCAAAAGCGGCTCCTGAAAGCTCCAACCTCTTCAGAGAGTACATTGGAGCTGAGTTTAATAACGTCAAATTCACTGACGTGCCCATCAACTCAAATGTTGAGTTCCACTACATTCTCTCATTTGCCATTGATTATGACACGTCAAGCTCTCCCTCCCCCACCAATGGAAAATTCAACGTCTTCTGGGACACCGGTAACCTCAGCCCCTCGCAAGTTTCCGCCATCAAGAATCGCCACTCCAATGTCAAAGTTGCGTTGAGCCTCGGAGGGGATAGTGTGTCCAGTGGCAAGGTTTACTTCAACCCTTCATCAGTAGACACTTGGGTGTCTAACGCGGTTGCTTCACTCACAAGTATCATCAAAGAATACAACTTGGATGGAATTGACATTGACTATGAACATTTCCAAGCCGATCCTAATACATTTGCTGAATGCATAGGGCGCCTAATTAAAACTCTCAAGAAAAATGGTGCCATCTCTTTTGCTTCAATCGCACCATACGATGATGACCAAGTTCAGAGCCATTACTTGGCCTTGTGGAAAAGCTACGGTGGCCTTATTGATTATGTCAACTTTCAATTTTACGCGTATGCTCAAGGAACCAGTGTGTCTCAGTTCATGGATTACTTCAAGACTCAGAGCTCCAATTACAAAGGCGGAAAGGTCTTGGTGAGCTTTATTAGTGACGGGAGTGGCGGTCTGGCTCCAGGTGATGGATTCTTCACTGCTTGCAGCAGGCTCAAGAGCCAGAAACAACTCCACGGTATTTTTGTTTGGTCTGCTGatgattcaaagaaaaatggcTTCCGCTATGAGAAGCAATCACAAGCACTTTTGGCTGCTGCTCACTAG